TTTGGAGATCCAGGCGTCGCCGAATTCGAGTTGGGATTCGTTCTTGGGAGCCAATTCCAAGGCATCACGAGCGGAGATTTTCTCAGGCACATTGGACGAGGAAGTAGTAGTGATTGTACTGGAAGAAGTAGGAGtggaagaagtagaagtggaAGGGGTACTAGACTTCTtaaaacaattgaaaaaactTTTCAAGCCCTTAAAATGAGAGCGAGAACCATGATTGATCTCCTGGGAGTCATCAGGGAtagtttcttctttctctgaCTCAAAAGCTATTTGAATGCCAATGACCAATTCAATGACTTTTGTTCTGATAAAGGTAAGGTGGAAGAACATTATTTCTGATTACGATGATAAACCAGTATTaattaatgatgatgagtttAACAACACAATACaagtgatgttgatgagttTAAGCGAAAAGATGACCCAAGACAAGGTCAAATAAAGCTGTGAATGAAAATAGTGCACAACCAAAGTACTCTGTAACCACAAATTCAAGCGGTGGTCAAATAGAAATACACTAGAGTGCCAATTAGATTCctagaaaagaaaataagaaTCCAAGGGGCAACTAGTAACAGCAATTACTGGAAAAATGACACTTCCagcaccaaaaaaaagctttaaaatcaaaagccaattgaaaaaaacaacGTCAATCAGCTAGAACCCCAAAATAGTTGTCAGGGgcagtaaaaaaaattcaaacgGTCAAAAACTCGCAATTCAATCTCAACTGGCAAAAAAATCTGGTGTAGTAAAGataaagaggaagaagagatcTTTTGGAGCGGGATGCACCCCTTATATAGACCACGGGCCCATGGCCCCATAACGCCCTTATCCCCATAAACTTGACGCTCGTAGTCACGCGGACTTCCCCATAACTTCACGGCTCTCTCGAGGCAGCCGCATGTCAACACTTCGGGTGCAATCAAGCCCTGCCTTATCTCGCATATGCAGGGGCCATGCAGGGTCGATTGGCGATGAGACACGATCCGGGTCGCTACTACTGCTAGAGCtggggtcgtgcctccggcggctgggactccgtcccagaccctgttgctcctgcttcgcaggagataccCCTGATCGGACTGCTGGTTTATTCAATATATCTCCATGGAGTGAACGGGTTTCAAGGACACTATTACAACATGGAGAAGTTCAAGCTCTACAAAGGTAAAATGTAGACAGTTGACAGCGGGATCGCACCAAGAGCATGTGAGACGAGTaggcaatctcctgcgaagcaggagccacggggtctggggcgcagccccagccgccggaggcacaaccccgAGTCCAAAACTTGGCAAGTAAGAACGAGTGAGAAGAGTAGTCGGATCCCATAGTAATCGCTAGGGTGTCTCAGCCAGTGGACTATGAAATGGTGTGAATCTTTCCAGTCAGACGGGTTCAAGTTATCTAAACTACAGAGTCCATTGACAGCATCAGCACTGACAGGCCAGTAGTGACCTTTCAACGAACCAGTTCAATCGAATGGGAACCACTGAAGAGGTGTCCCACCCAGTCTCGAGGCAACGCGTCAATTAGCTTTTCCAACATACAACATGGGTTGGTTCATGAAATGAACTGTCCAGGATGATGGGTCCAACTAGTATTTTCGGCAGGTCGCATGGGCTCCGCTTCATAGAGAACAGGACTCCTGATTAAGGGTATACTTCGGGATTTGCCGACTTATAACCCCTGTTTATGGCAATACTAACCATGAAACCATGAATAAGAGTTattcgactcgagcgaagcgagaggagcaaccagggtctggggcggagccccagccgccggaggcagtcccccgTCCCCGCCTTGTATCCAAAATTCATTATATTGCGGtacagaagcagcagaatctAGCAGAAGATGTCGGTCAGTGATTTAGTCCTGACAACGTATAGTACGTTCCAGGGTGGAGAAGACCAGTTGGTCTGCCAAAGCGCGAGGCTCTTGCCAGGATTCGGTCCTCACAAGCACAAACTGCTGCCCGAGACAGCAGTCCCCGAACAATGGCAAGCTCGCACACCCAACAGCATCTGTGCTAGCACCGACCGTGCTAACTACACGCCCGTTGCTAGCACCCGACTCCGTCAGGTGCGACAATGTCACAAGTAAGTAAGAAACAAACTCCCTTGCAAAATAATTTTCACTCTTTTATACTTCCCCCTGGCCGATCTGAGTGCGGCGATGGCGCCGCTGGGGATGGGGcatgtgcctccggcggctggggctccgccccagaccctggttgtgctccgcttcgcggagcggctgggaccgtaggagaacgactcgagcgtagcgagaggagcaggggggtctggggcgtagccccagccgccggaggcagacccgggtCACAGTATGCAGGGATCAGTGCATTTGGACCCTGGGTTCGGGTGATAGGGATTACGGAAGGATTACAAATTTCAGGGTAGGAGGGTAGCAGTCGAAAGTCCCTGGAGAGGGTGGGGGTGTGAGGTGATCGGAGATTGTGTATGGATGGGAGGTTAGAGGCTTGGCTTGGCTAGATTGCCGGAGATTCCGTTGTGAAAGTGATGGAAGTGCTCGACAGCCCGACAGCCAGTCGAGATCGGTCGCAGAAAACAGGTGCCTGTATATTGCCTTTGAAGGAACCTTATTTCGTTTACTAAATGTAACGTAACGCAAGGCTGCAGCAGCGACAGCTAACAATCACAGCTGCAGCTTGCCAATAATAGCCAAGCGGCCTTGAGCTACCGTCTTAACAACAGACTTCAGCAACAGATTCCAGCAACAGACCTGAACAACTGATGCTACCAACAGACCTGAACAATGGAGCTAAAATCAGCGAttgctcgcgaagcgagcacaaccagggtctggggcggagccccagccgccggaggcagaccctgaGCCGGAAATTTCTCGCCGCCGGTAACGTCAACCAGTAAGGTCAGTCAATCGGGCTGGATAAATGCGGAGTCGTGGTAGATGCACATGCTCGGACAACAGTGGCCCTTGTCTCGGACCcccattttttgttttaggCCCGTGCATGGAAGTTCCGGCGgtgggcagcagcagggcAATAGGGCAGATGGGCAGCAGGGCCGCAGGCTGGGCAGGGTTGGGATGGTTCAGGCCGGTAGCGGATGGGCAGCAGGGCCACAATTGAGTTTGGGGGGCCGCTGCAAACTGGCAGCCGGGCTGACGCGGGCTGACCGAAATAACCGGACCACAAGCGTGGTGGGGTGAAATTGTATGGGAGAAACGGGTGTTGCATATTCAGGCATGGACCGTCATTATATAAAGAACCAGGATATCCATGTCGACCATTCGGTTGGATCCGATcatcttatttttttttttttcggttGACTAGTTTTTCCGATTAATATTGACTTGTTCAGGGTTTATTTGATTAATTgattttcaattgactcaATTGCGTCTGAATTTCTGAAGGGAATTGACATTATCATCGATTGTTGCAAATTGATATTGTAGTATATAACATATTTCACTACCACTGTATAAGAAAGAACAATGGCCTCAGCTACTTTTTCACAAGCTTCGGACCTTCCTGCTTGGAAGACTCTGCAAAACCTCTATGACACCGAGGGCAAGTCATTGTCTGTCAAGGAACAATTTTCTAAAGATCCTGAGAGATTTTCCAAGTTTTCTCACACTTTCACTAACTTTGATGGATCCAAGATCTTGTTTGATTTCTCTAAGAACATCATCAATGACGAGATTCTTGCTTCTCTTATCAAGTTGGCTAAGGAAGCCAATGTCGAGGGTTTGAGAGAGGCCTTTTTCAAGGGTGACAAGATCAATTTCACTGAGGACCGTGCTGTTTACCACATTGCTCTTAGAAACCAAGCTGGTAAGCCCATGCTTGTCGACGGTAAGGACGTCACTCCTGAGGTCAATTCTGTTTTGGCTCATATCAAGGAGTTCACTGAGCAAGTCAGATCTGGCGAATGGAAGGGTTATACCGGTAAGGCCATTACCGATATCGTCAACATTGGTATTGGTGGTTCTGATTTGGGTCCTGTCATGGTTACTGAGGCCTTGAAGTCGTACTCTAAGCGTGACTTGGATGTTCACTTTGTCAGTAACATTGATGGTACTCACATTGCCGAGATTCTCAGAAAGGTCAATCCTGAGACCACTTTGTTTTTGATCGCTTCCAAGACTTTCACTACTGCCGAGACCACTACCAATGCCAACAGTGCTAAGAAGTGGTTCCTCGAGACTGCTAAGGACAAGACGCACATTGCCAGGCACTTTGTTGCCCTTTCCACCAATGCCGAAGAGGTTTCCAAGTTCGGTATTGACACTGCCAACATGTTCGGTTTTGAGAACTGGGTCGGTGGTAGATACTCTGTGTGGAGTTCTATTGGTTTGTCGGTTGCCTTGTACATTGGTTACGACAACTTTGTGCAATTCTTGAAGGGAGCCGAGGCTCTTGACAAGCACTTCACTGAAACCCCTCTTGAGCAGAACATTCCTGTTTTGGGTGGTTTGTTGAGTGTGTGGTACAACAACTTCTTCGGTGCTCAAACCCACTTGGTCGCTCCTTTCGACCAATACTTGCACAGATTCCCTGCCTACCTGCAACAATTGTCGATGGAGTCTAATGGTAAGTCTGTGACCCGATCCAATGAGTTTGTCAAGTACTCTACCGGATCTATTTTGTTCGGAGAGCCTGCCACCAACTCGCAACACTCTTTCTTCCAATTGGTCCACCAAGGAACCAAGTTGATCCCCACCGACTTTATCCTTGCTGCCAAGTCTCACAACCCTATTGAGAACAACCTCCACCAAAGAATGCTTGCTTCCAACTTCTTTGCCCAAGCCGAGGCTCTTATGGTCGGCAAGCCCCAAGAGGTTGTCAAGGCCGAGGGTGCTCC
The Sugiyamaella lignohabitans strain CBS 10342 chromosome A, complete sequence genome window above contains:
- the PGI1 gene encoding glucose-6-phosphate isomerase (Glycolytic enzyme phosphoglucose isomerase; catalyzes the interconversion of glucose-6-phosphate and fructose-6-phosphate; required for cell cycle progression and completion of the gluconeogenic events of sporulation; GO_component: GO:0005737 - cytoplasm [Evidence IEA,IEA]; GO_component: GO:0005737 - cytoplasm [Evidence IDA] [PMID 14562095]; GO_component: GO:0005739 - mitochondrion [Evidence IDA] [PMID 16962558]; GO_component: GO:0005886 - plasma membrane [Evidence IDA] [PMID 16622836]; GO_function: GO:0004347 - glucose-6-phosphate isomerase activity [Evidence IEA,IEA]; GO_function: GO:0004347 - glucose-6-phosphate isomerase activity [Evidence IMP] [PMID 3007940]; GO_function: GO:0016853 - isomerase activity [Evidence IEA]; GO_process: GO:0006094 - gluconeogenesis [Evidence IEA,IEA]; GO_process: GO:0006094 - gluconeogenesis [Evidence IMP] [PMID 3020369]; GO_process: GO:0006096 - glycolytic process [Evidence IEA,IEA,IEA]; GO_process: GO:0006096 - glycolytic process [Evidence IMP] [PMID 3007940]; GO_process: GO:0006098 - pentose-phosphate shunt [Evidence IMP] [PMID 7901008]); this translates as MASATFSQASDLPAWKTLQNLYDTEGKSLSVKEQFSKDPERFSKFSHTFTNFDGSKILFDFSKNIINDEILASLIKLAKEANVEGLREAFFKGDKINFTEDRAVYHIALRNQAGKPMLVDGKDVTPEVNSVLAHIKEFTEQVRSGEWKGYTGKAITDIVNIGIGGSDLGPVMVTEALKSYSKRDLDVHFVSNIDGTHIAEILRKVNPETTLFLIASKTFTTAETTTNANSAKKWFLETAKDKTHIARHFVALSTNAEEVSKFGIDTANMFGFENWVGGRYSVWSSIGLSVALYIGYDNFVQFLKGAEALDKHFTETPLEQNIPVLGGLLSVWYNNFFGAQTHLVAPFDQYLHRFPAYLQQLSMESNGKSVTRSNEFVKYSTGSILFGEPATNSQHSFFQLVHQGTKLIPTDFILAAKSHNPIENNLHQRMLASNFFAQAEALMVGKPQEVVKAEGAPDSLVPHKIFLGNRPTTSILAQEITPAALGALIAYYEHLTFTEGAVWNINSFDQWGVELGKVLAKAIGKELDNNEPVTDHDASTNALINQFKKWA